Part of the Prevotella communis genome is shown below.
CAAGGTCCGGCCTGAGCCTCCACGATACCGCTCACCTGCATCGTACCAGTCAGGATGACAGCCGTAATCAGGCAGAGGCAGAGAGACATCTCGTAAGAAATCATCTGTACGGCAGCACGCATGGCTGACACCACAGAGTACTTGTTGTTAGAGCCCCAACCTGCGAGGAAGATACCCACCACGCCAATAGAAGAGATGGCGGTAAGCAGGAAAACACCTACGTTGAAGTCGAGGATTTGGGCACCACGGTTCCAGGGCAGGAAGGCAAAAGCGCCTACAGAGCCGATGATAACCAGGAAGGGAGCTACGATGTAGAGCAGCTTGTCGGCCTTGTCAACGAAGAAGATCTCCTTGATGAGCATCTTCAGCACGTCGGCCAGCACCTGCATCAAGCCCCAGGGTCCTACGCGAACCGGGCCGATACGGCACTGGAAGTAGGCGCAGACCTTACGCTCCATGAAAATCAGTATCATAGCGATTACAGAGTAGGCGCCCAGGATTGCAGAACCCACGAGAACGCACTCAATCAGAATCGCAAAGAACTCGCTCAGTCCCAGTGTCTGCAGGAGCAGCTCATGAAACCAAGTGGTCACTTGTGAAAAATCAAATATATGTTCCATAGTTTGTTTTATCTGTCGATGTCAGGTATAACAATATCGATAGCAGCGCCAGTAGTCACCAGGTCGGCAATCTTCTGTCCGCGCAGCATCGGATCGAGTGCACCAACGAGCGAGAGACCCATAGGACGCATCTTCATGCGGTAAGGACTCTTGTCGCCCTTAGAATCGAGGTATACGCCAAACTCACCTGCAGCACCCTCTACAGAGAAGTACCACTGTCCCTCGGGCACCTTGATGATAGGCTTCTGCTTCACGTAGAAGTCGCCCTCAGGAATATTGTCGATGAGCTGCTCGATGATGTTCAGGCTCTGGTACATCTCGTTGATATGCACGAGGTAACGACCCATAGAGTCGCAGCTGTCAAGAGTGATCTGTTCGAAGTTCACCTTGTCATACATATCATAAGGATGGTTCTTACGCACGTCGTTCTTCCAGCCAGAAGCACGGCCGGCAGGACCCGTCACACCATAGTTGATACAGTCGTCGAGTGACATAGGACCAACGTTCTCCAGACGGTTGTGAGCGATGATATTGTCACCAAACACATCCATATACTCCTTAATCATCGGACGCAGGTACTTGCACAGCTCCTTCACATTCTTCACGAAGTTGGGATCGATATCGTCCTGCAGTCCACCGATGCGGTAGTAGTTCTGGATCAGGCGTCCGCCAGTTGTCTCCTCCATCACGTTCAGCACATGCTCACGGTCGCGCATACCGTAAAGGAAGGCGGTGAGAGCACCCAGGTCCTGAGCGCAGCAAGAAGTAAACAGCAAGTGACTGTCCAGAC
Proteins encoded:
- the nuoH gene encoding NADH-quinone oxidoreductase subunit NuoH, which encodes MFDFSQVTTWFHELLLQTLGLSEFFAILIECVLVGSAILGAYSVIAMILIFMERKVCAYFQCRIGPVRVGPWGLMQVLADVLKMLIKEIFFVDKADKLLYIVAPFLVIIGSVGAFAFLPWNRGAQILDFNVGVFLLTAISSIGVVGIFLAGWGSNNKYSVVSAMRAAVQMISYEMSLCLCLITAVILTGTMQVSGIVEAQAGPWGWLIVQGHVPAIIAFLVFLVAGNAEANRGPFDMAEAESELTAGHHTEYSGMGFGFFYLAEFLNLFIIAGIAATVFLGGWAPIQIGVEAFDEVMQYIPGIVWFMGKAFLLVWLLMWIKWTFPRLRIDQILKLEWKYLMPLALINLVLMTVIVAFGLYIK
- a CDS encoding NADH-quinone oxidoreductase subunit C, which encodes MKLNHLVFDFDKFAQEMQNLKDKKHFDFLVTIVGEDFGEEEGLGCVYILENTENHERVSVKMLAKVVDGESVIPTVVNIWKGADLLERECFDFLGIKFLGHPDMRRLFLRNDFKGYPLRKDFKATDEYTLEDDNEPDYGLEYSLDRDGRLQKKENKLFTSDDYVINIGPQHPSTHGVLRLQTVLNGETVKRIYPHLGYIHRGIEKMWESMTYPQTLALTDRLNYLCAMQQRHALVGVIEEAMEVELTDRIHYIRTIMDELQRLDSHLLFTSCCAQDLGALTAFLYGMRDREHVLNVMEETTGGRLIQNYYRIGGLQDDIDPNFVKNVKELCKYLRPMIKEYMDVFGDNIIAHNRLENVGPMSLDDCINYGVTGPAGRASGWKNDVRKNHPYDMYDKVNFEQITLDSCDSMGRYLVHINEMYQSLNIIEQLIDNIPEGDFYVKQKPIIKVPEGQWYFSVEGAAGEFGVYLDSKGDKSPYRMKMRPMGLSLVGALDPMLRGQKIADLVTTGAAIDIVIPDIDR